One Flagellimonas sp. CMM7 genomic region harbors:
- a CDS encoding DNA alkylation repair protein, protein MAFKQLKLWFDVDLAILLANKLMEAGVEFDKNSFVQTVANKVDDLELKDRVEWIADALKAHLSNNYVAAISQLIQILGPENEKETGMFKEYYWVMPIAKYVEKYGLKHFDLSMNAIHEITKRNTGEYTIRPYLENYPERTLKIMQKWSVDKNKHVRRLSSEGVRPRLPWASKLDIFIKDPTPILPILENLKNDSSKYVQTSVANCINDILKDNPEIAKGLVESWTPNPTKERKWIIKHALRNLIKTKDKWALGVVK, encoded by the coding sequence ATGGCCTTTAAACAATTAAAGCTTTGGTTCGATGTTGATTTGGCTATACTGCTAGCGAACAAGCTTATGGAAGCAGGAGTCGAATTTGATAAGAATTCTTTTGTGCAGACAGTCGCCAATAAAGTAGATGACTTAGAACTTAAAGATCGGGTGGAATGGATTGCCGATGCTTTAAAAGCACATCTATCTAATAATTACGTTGCCGCCATCTCACAACTGATACAAATTCTTGGCCCAGAGAACGAAAAAGAAACAGGCATGTTTAAAGAGTACTATTGGGTCATGCCAATTGCTAAATACGTTGAGAAATATGGTTTGAAACATTTTGATCTTTCTATGAACGCCATTCATGAGATTACCAAACGTAATACAGGGGAATATACCATTCGCCCCTATTTGGAAAACTATCCAGAACGTACATTAAAAATTATGCAAAAGTGGTCTGTGGATAAAAACAAACATGTACGGCGTTTAAGCAGCGAAGGGGTACGCCCCAGACTGCCTTGGGCCAGTAAATTGGATATCTTTATTAAGGACCCCACTCCTATCCTACCTATATTGGAAAACTTAAAAAACGACTCCAGTAAATATGTGCAGACATCTGTAGCCAATTGTATTAATGATATTTTAAAGGACAATCCTGAAATCGCAAAAGGGCTTGTTGAAAGTTGGACTCCCAATCCTACAAAAGAAAGAAAATGGATTATTAAACATGCCTTACGGAATTTGATAAAGACAAAGGATAAATGGGCTTTGGGGGTAGTAAAATAA
- a CDS encoding TIGR03915 family putative DNA repair protein gives MKNSKTLIYDGSFNGFLTTVFVAFEEKIDVVDVQRNTKGQNGLFSETETIFTNVEKAKRVWNGIRNTSHNAITNVYFAFLSEVDGIELTLYTYIQKLMIGKGTKQTDYSDGVVLRISQLALSVGREKHRMEAFVRFQLTKDDIYFANIEPDFDVLPLISKHFRNRYADQQWLIYDVKRKYGIYYNMEHVELISLNLKEVHFNKIHKSDAFLSDEYDYQTLWNDYFKSTNIKSRINRKLHTQHVPKRYWKYLSEKKETA, from the coding sequence ATGAAAAACTCAAAAACACTCATTTACGACGGAAGCTTTAATGGCTTTCTTACCACGGTCTTTGTTGCCTTTGAAGAAAAAATAGATGTGGTGGATGTTCAACGTAATACCAAAGGCCAAAACGGGCTTTTCTCCGAAACAGAGACAATTTTCACAAATGTGGAAAAGGCTAAACGCGTATGGAACGGTATACGCAACACAAGCCATAATGCTATTACCAATGTATACTTTGCGTTTTTAAGTGAGGTAGATGGTATAGAACTTACGCTATACACCTATATTCAAAAGCTGATGATCGGCAAAGGAACAAAACAAACGGACTATTCAGATGGTGTTGTACTTCGCATTAGCCAATTGGCACTTTCCGTAGGTCGGGAAAAACACAGAATGGAAGCCTTTGTTCGTTTTCAATTGACCAAGGATGATATTTACTTTGCGAATATTGAGCCTGACTTTGATGTTTTACCATTGATTTCAAAACATTTTAGGAATAGGTATGCTGACCAGCAATGGTTAATCTATGATGTAAAGCGTAAGTACGGAATTTACTATAATATGGAGCATGTAGAATTGATATCGCTCAATTTGAAAGAGGTACACTTTAATAAGATCCATAAAAGTGATGCCTTTTTAAGTGATGAATATGATTACCAAACCTTATGGAACGACTATTTTAAAAGCACCAATATTAAATCTCGAATCAATAGAAAATTACATACACAACATGTGCCAAAACGGTATTGGAAGTACCTTAGTGAAAAGAAAGAAACAGCATAA
- a CDS encoding putative DNA modification/repair radical SAM protein: MGFNRIQEKLNVLADAAKYDVSCASSGSDRSNKDKGLGNASKMGICHSYTEDGRCVSLLKILLTNHCIFDCAYCVTRKSNDVKRAAFKIQEVVDLTINFYRRNYIEGLFLSSGIFKNADYTMERLIAVAKKLRLEENFNGYIHLKSIPDASDELMYEAGLYADRLSVNIEIPTISGLKLLAPDKKHEDFTKPMLKVKNELIRFKNEQKIIKSTPKYAPAGQSTQMIVGATGETDKDIMYSATYYYKQYNMKRVYYSGYVPVAKDSRLPSIGSQVPMLRENRLYQTDWLLRFYGFAVNEILNNDYPNLDIDVDPKLSWALRNMHHFPVDVNSADKRMLVRIPGMGMRSVGKILNARKFRKLNWDHLKKIGVALNRAKYFMICDSRNWERKDLDAEKIKGMILQQSSGKFRNQYSTQLSLFN; encoded by the coding sequence ATGGGCTTTAATCGAATACAAGAAAAATTGAATGTTTTGGCCGATGCTGCCAAATACGATGTTTCTTGTGCCAGCAGCGGTAGTGATAGGTCCAATAAGGACAAAGGGCTTGGCAATGCCAGTAAAATGGGTATATGTCATAGCTATACCGAAGATGGCAGATGCGTGTCCCTTTTAAAAATACTGTTGACAAACCATTGCATTTTTGATTGCGCCTACTGTGTCACCCGTAAGAGCAATGATGTAAAACGAGCTGCCTTCAAAATCCAAGAGGTAGTGGATTTAACCATCAACTTTTATAGAAGAAATTATATTGAAGGGTTGTTTTTAAGTTCGGGTATTTTCAAAAATGCCGACTATACCATGGAACGCCTCATTGCAGTAGCCAAAAAATTACGGCTAGAAGAGAACTTTAATGGATACATCCACTTAAAATCCATTCCTGATGCTAGTGATGAGTTAATGTATGAGGCAGGACTATATGCAGACCGACTTTCAGTAAATATTGAAATCCCTACCATCTCAGGCCTTAAACTTTTAGCTCCTGATAAAAAGCATGAGGATTTTACCAAACCTATGTTAAAGGTCAAAAACGAATTGATTCGTTTTAAAAATGAGCAAAAAATCATTAAAAGTACCCCAAAATATGCTCCGGCAGGGCAAAGTACTCAAATGATTGTGGGCGCAACAGGTGAAACGGATAAGGACATTATGTATTCTGCCACCTATTACTACAAACAGTACAATATGAAACGGGTGTATTATTCTGGTTACGTGCCCGTTGCGAAAGATAGCCGCTTACCTTCTATTGGTTCGCAAGTACCCATGTTGCGGGAAAATAGATTGTACCAGACAGATTGGTTGTTGCGTTTTTATGGTTTTGCCGTGAATGAAATCTTGAACAATGATTATCCAAATTTAGATATAGATGTAGACCCAAAACTTTCTTGGGCATTACGGAACATGCATCATTTTCCTGTGGATGTCAATAGTGCAGATAAGCGTATGCTCGTTCGTATTCCAGGAATGGGCATGCGATCTGTTGGGAAGATTTTAAATGCCCGTAAGTTTCGAAAATTGAACTGGGACCACCTCAAGAAAATTGGAGTGGCCCTCAACCGTGCCAAGTATTTTATGATTTGCGATTCTAGAAATTGGGAGCGTAAGGATTTGGATGCGGAAAAAATTAAAGGAATGATTCTACAACAATCCTCTGGAAAGTTTCGGAATCAGTATAGTACACAATTATCATTGTTTAATTAA
- a CDS encoding LexA family transcriptional regulator produces the protein MENELTLKRFIDIRRELGHTQAEFATLLGISSTTADIERGRTKLSGKVVAELLKQFNINPLWLFGESEEKHLETSRTSVIPKVVTVDSADNDNMVLVNAKAAAGYPQNIADTSWYHQLPAFDLPIPEFRNATYRGFQVEGESMLPNLRPNDWVLAKSVEHIDHISANKMYVVVLQDAVLVKKIEKRPNSNNITLVSLNETYPPYDIKPFQIQEIWEVSSKLTFNVDATTDTGLLRQLHQSMEELKQQMGSVKN, from the coding sequence ATGGAGAATGAGTTAACACTAAAACGGTTTATTGATATTAGAAGAGAATTGGGACATACGCAGGCAGAATTTGCCACGTTATTGGGCATTTCCAGTACCACGGCAGATATTGAAAGGGGACGCACCAAATTATCAGGTAAAGTAGTAGCTGAATTGCTGAAACAATTCAATATTAATCCACTTTGGTTGTTTGGTGAAAGCGAAGAAAAGCATTTGGAAACTTCCAGAACCAGTGTAATTCCGAAAGTGGTAACCGTAGATAGTGCTGATAATGACAATATGGTTTTGGTAAATGCGAAAGCCGCCGCTGGATATCCCCAAAATATTGCAGATACTAGTTGGTACCATCAATTGCCGGCTTTTGATTTGCCTATTCCCGAGTTTAGAAATGCCACTTACAGAGGTTTTCAGGTGGAAGGGGAAAGTATGTTGCCCAATCTAAGGCCTAACGATTGGGTGTTGGCCAAATCTGTTGAACATATTGATCACATAAGCGCCAATAAAATGTATGTGGTAGTGTTACAAGATGCGGTATTGGTCAAGAAGATTGAAAAGCGTCCAAACTCCAATAACATTACATTGGTTTCTTTGAATGAAACCTATCCGCCATATGACATAAAGCCCTTTCAGATACAAGAAATTTGGGAAGTGAGCAGTAAATTGACCTTTAATGTCGATGCTACTACTGACACGGGACTTTTACGACAACTTCATCAATCTATGGAAGAGTTAAAACAGCAGATGGGAAGTGTAAAAAACTAG
- a CDS encoding transporter substrate-binding domain-containing protein, with the protein MKKLLLIALFLSNFSFSLAQVERDTLLVGYTSAAPFIIQEGELLEGINVWLWKRVAEQLDLEYKMVPMDFSKMLDSLKQGNIDVSINPLTITGKRSKHIEFTHSFFASHSTVAVAETSSIQKIRSFLDAFLHINFLRGFLLLFFILLFFGTLIWLFEKRGNSEHFRPNLKGIWDGLWWSVVTVTTVGYGDKAPKTRMGKIAALGLMFSGLLFVSGLTASIASSLTVNQLSNNSDSFSAFKERKVGTVNSSSANDFLKVHFFKKISLYDSVISGLSDLKEEKIDAFIYDEPILQYRIKKDSTLNGLELLPIKFDVQFYAFGIVKNNIELEQKISQAILEIMETQEWGVVLAEYGLSEI; encoded by the coding sequence GTGAAAAAGCTACTTTTAATTGCACTCTTTTTGAGTAATTTTTCATTTTCACTTGCCCAAGTAGAAAGGGACACCTTGTTGGTCGGCTATACATCGGCCGCTCCATTTATTATTCAAGAAGGAGAACTGTTGGAAGGTATCAATGTGTGGTTGTGGAAACGAGTGGCTGAACAACTGGACTTGGAATACAAAATGGTTCCCATGGATTTTTCCAAGATGTTAGATTCCTTAAAACAGGGAAATATTGATGTTAGTATTAATCCGTTGACCATCACGGGAAAACGCAGTAAACATATAGAGTTTACGCATTCTTTTTTTGCTTCTCACTCCACAGTAGCTGTTGCTGAAACATCATCGATTCAGAAAATAAGGAGTTTTTTGGATGCTTTTTTACACATTAATTTTCTTAGGGGATTTCTGCTTCTCTTCTTTATATTACTCTTTTTCGGCACATTGATCTGGCTTTTTGAAAAACGGGGTAATTCCGAACATTTTCGACCAAACCTTAAAGGGATATGGGATGGCCTTTGGTGGTCTGTGGTAACCGTAACCACTGTAGGCTATGGGGACAAAGCACCCAAAACACGAATGGGTAAGATTGCGGCTTTGGGCTTAATGTTTAGCGGTCTTCTGTTTGTTTCTGGGCTTACAGCTAGTATAGCATCCAGCCTTACTGTAAATCAATTATCAAATAATTCTGATAGTTTCAGTGCTTTTAAAGAACGTAAAGTGGGTACGGTAAATAGTTCAAGTGCCAATGATTTTCTAAAAGTTCATTTTTTTAAAAAGATTTCCCTTTATGATAGTGTTATTTCAGGGTTATCGGATCTAAAAGAGGAAAAAATTGATGCTTTTATTTATGATGAACCTATTTTGCAATATCGAATTAAAAAAGATTCTACTTTAAACGGATTGGAATTGTTGCCTATTAAATTTGATGTTCAGTTTTATGCCTTCGGAATTGTAAAAAACAATATTGAGCTAGAGCAAAAAATATCACAGGCCATTTTAGAAATAATGGAGACCCAAGAGTGGGGAGTAGTACTTGCCGAATACGGATTGAGCGAGATATGA
- a CDS encoding RimK family alpha-L-glutamate ligase has translation MTYDVVILTDRRFIDPETTSKSIDNVLLEDGLVSDALKSNGLKVARKSWDDPEFDWTTTKYALFRSTWDCFERFPEFSLWLNDVSNKTQLINSESLINWNIDKHYMQDMADAGVTIPRTLFIEKGTATSLKQTYEHAIEKHGFRPKNLVLKPCLSGGARHTYKIKPEEISQYEILFQELIAQEAMMLQEFQQNIVEQGEISMMVFNGKFANAVLKVAKPGDFRVQDDFGGSVQEYTPSQEEIDFAEEVVLAAPEPPIYARVDIFKDNDGNWALAELEIFEPELWFRLFPKAADSLATCIKESLF, from the coding sequence ATGACCTATGATGTTGTAATTCTCACAGACCGAAGGTTTATAGATCCAGAAACCACGAGCAAATCAATTGACAATGTTTTATTAGAAGATGGACTGGTTTCAGATGCTTTGAAAAGCAATGGACTTAAGGTAGCAAGAAAGTCTTGGGATGATCCTGAATTTGATTGGACAACTACCAAATATGCTTTGTTCAGAAGCACATGGGATTGCTTTGAGCGCTTTCCAGAATTCTCCCTTTGGCTCAATGATGTATCTAACAAGACACAACTCATTAACTCTGAAAGTTTAATCAACTGGAATATAGACAAGCATTATATGCAGGACATGGCTGATGCTGGAGTGACCATTCCTCGAACCTTATTTATTGAAAAAGGGACGGCAACCAGTCTAAAACAAACATATGAGCATGCGATTGAGAAACACGGTTTCCGCCCAAAAAATCTTGTTCTAAAACCCTGTCTTTCTGGTGGCGCAAGACATACTTATAAAATCAAGCCAGAAGAAATCAGTCAATATGAAATCCTATTTCAAGAATTGATAGCACAAGAAGCAATGATGTTGCAAGAGTTTCAACAAAACATTGTGGAACAAGGTGAAATATCTATGATGGTATTCAATGGGAAGTTCGCCAATGCCGTTTTAAAGGTTGCCAAACCTGGAGATTTTAGGGTACAGGATGATTTTGGTGGTAGCGTTCAAGAGTATACACCCTCGCAAGAAGAAATCGATTTTGCTGAAGAAGTGGTTTTAGCGGCCCCAGAGCCTCCAATTTACGCACGTGTGGATATTTTTAAAGACAATGATGGTAATTGGGCCTTGGCGGAACTAGAAATTTTTGAACCCGAGCTTTGGTTCAGACTTTTTCCCAAAGCAGCAGATAGCCTAGCTACCTGCATAAAAGAAAGTCTTTTTTAA
- the ggt gene encoding gamma-glutamyltransferase — MRRIILAIPFLLFLNCKQQPALPTGLVTEKAMVVSAREEASKIGSEIMQNGGNAFDAMVATELALAVAYPFAGNLGGGGFMVYRKNNGDVGGLDYREKAPLSAHRDMYLDSLGNVIPDMSTVGATAVGVPGTVAGVIEVHKKFGSLPLSDILTPVIKLAKKGVVVTEKQAKRLESYKERFIQVNGDSTKFAANFVKGDTIKYPALASTLEKILENGRDGFYKGEVAEKLAAFIQEKGGFITTEDLEKYEAKWRQPVIFNYKDLRVISMSPPSSGGVTINQIFKMIEPHDISKFGHNSTKSIQLFTEAARRAYADRNYFLGDPDFADIPMDVLLSDAYLQERMQDFSFDKATPSSDVGHGEIEIVESMETTHYSIVDDKGNAISATTTLNGGYGSKLYSKELGFFLNNEMDDFSSKAGVPNMFGLIGAEANSIAPEKRMLSSMTPTLVEKDGKLYMVVGTPGGSTIITAVAQTILNVYEHNLSMQEAVNAPRFHHQWLPDVVIFEEEGFSEELKSNLKEKGYSIYEGRNRIIGKVDAIRVLKDGKLEGGADKRGDDTAVGY, encoded by the coding sequence ATGCGAAGAATAATACTTGCTATCCCTTTTCTTTTATTCCTAAACTGTAAACAACAACCTGCACTCCCAACTGGATTAGTAACCGAAAAAGCAATGGTAGTTTCTGCCAGAGAAGAAGCTTCCAAAATAGGCTCAGAAATCATGCAAAATGGAGGGAATGCCTTTGATGCCATGGTTGCAACAGAATTGGCCTTAGCAGTTGCCTACCCTTTTGCCGGTAACCTAGGTGGTGGTGGTTTTATGGTCTACCGAAAAAACAATGGAGATGTTGGAGGTTTAGATTACAGAGAAAAAGCTCCCCTATCAGCACATAGAGATATGTATTTGGACTCCTTAGGCAATGTAATACCAGACATGAGTACTGTTGGAGCTACCGCTGTAGGAGTGCCAGGGACCGTAGCCGGAGTTATTGAAGTTCACAAAAAGTTTGGTTCATTACCGCTTTCGGACATCCTAACACCTGTGATTAAATTGGCAAAAAAAGGTGTTGTAGTTACCGAAAAACAGGCAAAAAGACTAGAAAGCTATAAAGAGCGTTTTATTCAAGTAAATGGAGACAGCACCAAGTTTGCAGCCAACTTTGTAAAAGGAGATACTATTAAATATCCAGCACTGGCATCAACCTTGGAAAAAATATTGGAAAATGGCAGGGATGGTTTTTATAAGGGTGAAGTAGCTGAAAAGCTAGCGGCATTCATACAGGAGAAGGGTGGTTTTATTACTACGGAAGATTTAGAAAAATATGAAGCCAAATGGCGTCAGCCCGTAATTTTCAACTATAAGGATTTACGTGTTATTTCCATGAGCCCGCCAAGCAGCGGAGGCGTCACCATCAATCAAATCTTTAAGATGATTGAACCTCATGATATTTCAAAATTTGGACATAACTCCACTAAATCCATTCAATTGTTTACTGAAGCGGCAAGACGTGCCTACGCAGATCGCAATTATTTTTTGGGAGACCCTGACTTTGCTGATATTCCAATGGATGTTCTTTTAAGTGATGCCTATCTACAGGAACGAATGCAAGATTTTTCTTTTGATAAAGCTACGCCGTCATCAGATGTTGGACATGGTGAAATTGAAATCGTAGAAAGTATGGAGACTACCCACTACTCCATTGTTGATGATAAGGGGAATGCCATTTCCGCTACAACTACATTGAATGGTGGTTACGGGTCTAAATTATATTCTAAAGAACTGGGCTTCTTTTTAAATAATGAGATGGACGATTTTAGTTCCAAAGCCGGTGTTCCAAATATGTTCGGTTTAATTGGCGCAGAGGCAAACAGCATAGCACCAGAAAAACGTATGTTAAGTAGCATGACTCCAACTTTGGTAGAAAAGGATGGAAAACTTTATATGGTGGTAGGTACTCCTGGCGGTTCCACTATAATAACCGCGGTAGCGCAAACCATTCTTAATGTTTATGAGCATAATTTAAGCATGCAAGAGGCCGTAAATGCGCCACGTTTTCATCATCAGTGGTTACCAGATGTTGTAATATTCGAAGAAGAAGGTTTTTCAGAAGAACTAAAATCAAACCTTAAAGAAAAAGGGTACTCCATATATGAAGGGAGAAACCGAATTATTGGAAAAGTGGATGCTATACGAGTGCTGAAAGATGGAAAACTGGAAGGTGGTGCTGACAAAAGAGGTGATGATACTGCAGTTGGATATTAA
- a CDS encoding ACP phosphodiesterase: MNFLAHIYLSFDDPEITLGNFFADHIRGNKFKHFPERIQKGILLHREIDTFTDSHPIAKQSSKRLHKNYSHYSRVIVDIFYDHFLAKNWQNYSKIPLEEFIENFYDLLEDNYSVLPLATQRMMPYMITDNWLLSYAGLDGISKVLAGMNRRTKNKSKMNFAILDLEEHYSAFENEFTLFFEELITFSQQKYNSLCEE, from the coding sequence ATGAATTTCTTGGCACATATCTATTTGTCTTTTGATGATCCGGAAATTACCCTTGGTAATTTTTTTGCTGATCATATTCGTGGAAACAAGTTTAAACACTTTCCAGAACGCATTCAAAAAGGAATTTTATTGCACAGAGAGATAGATACCTTTACAGATTCTCATCCTATTGCAAAACAGAGCAGCAAACGACTCCATAAAAACTACAGTCACTACAGTAGGGTTATTGTCGATATTTTTTATGATCACTTTTTAGCCAAAAACTGGCAAAACTATTCTAAAATACCGCTGGAAGAATTTATTGAAAACTTCTATGATTTGCTGGAAGACAACTATAGTGTTTTGCCGCTGGCAACCCAGCGTATGATGCCCTATATGATTACGGATAACTGGTTATTGAGCTATGCGGGTTTAGATGGTATCTCAAAAGTGCTTGCGGGAATGAACAGAAGAACCAAAAACAAATCAAAAATGAATTTTGCCATTTTAGATTTAGAGGAGCATTATAGTGCTTTTGAAAATGAGTTTACTCTTTTTTTTGAAGAATTGATTACCTTTTCCCAACAAAAATATAATTCCCTATGCGAAGAATAA
- the glmM gene encoding phosphoglucosamine mutase, giving the protein MTLIKSISGIRGTIGGTTNDNLTPIDAVKFAAAYGTWLKDYAGKEKLTVVIGRDARLSGEMIQNLVVSTLVGLGIDVVDLGLSTTPTVEIAVPLEKADGGIILTASHNPKQWNALKLLNEKGEFLDAKQGAIILELAEKEDFNFAEVDDLGKIIRNDSYIDIHIDEVLELPLVDKEVIKKAGFKVVVDGVNSTGGIAIPKLLEELGVEVIKLYCDPTGHFPHNPEPLKEHLGDICKLVVEEQADFGIVVDPDVDRLAFISNDGEMFGEEYTLVACADYVLGKTKGNTVSNLSSSRALRDITEKHGGTYEAAAVGEVNVVTKMKANNAIIGGEGNGGIIYPESHYGRDSLVGIALFLMLMAEKGGTVAELRASYPSYFMSKKKIQLTPELDVDALLEAMHDKYKNEQVSIIDGVKIDFPENWVHLRKSNTEPIIRIYTEAKSQQAANDLADRIIDEIKEVAGLK; this is encoded by the coding sequence ATGACGCTTATAAAATCAATTTCTGGAATACGTGGTACTATAGGAGGAACTACAAATGATAACTTAACCCCAATAGATGCTGTAAAATTTGCCGCTGCCTATGGAACATGGTTAAAAGATTATGCTGGAAAAGAGAAATTGACCGTTGTTATTGGAAGAGATGCACGCCTGTCTGGAGAAATGATTCAGAATTTAGTGGTGTCAACTCTTGTTGGCCTTGGAATTGATGTAGTTGATTTAGGATTGTCCACTACACCCACTGTTGAAATTGCAGTTCCTTTAGAAAAAGCGGATGGAGGTATTATACTTACCGCAAGCCATAACCCCAAACAATGGAATGCGTTAAAATTGCTAAATGAAAAAGGGGAGTTTTTAGATGCGAAACAGGGGGCTATTATTCTAGAGTTGGCAGAAAAAGAGGATTTTAACTTTGCTGAAGTAGATGATTTAGGTAAAATCATTAGGAACGATTCTTATATCGATATCCATATTGATGAAGTTTTGGAACTTCCCTTGGTAGATAAAGAAGTGATAAAAAAAGCTGGTTTTAAAGTAGTGGTTGATGGTGTTAATTCTACAGGAGGAATTGCCATTCCCAAATTATTGGAAGAATTAGGGGTAGAGGTGATAAAGTTGTATTGCGACCCTACTGGGCATTTTCCGCATAACCCGGAGCCTTTAAAGGAACACTTGGGTGATATCTGTAAGTTGGTTGTTGAAGAACAAGCAGACTTTGGAATCGTTGTAGATCCAGATGTTGATAGGTTGGCTTTTATTAGCAATGACGGGGAAATGTTTGGTGAAGAATACACTTTGGTTGCATGTGCTGATTATGTGTTGGGAAAAACAAAGGGCAATACGGTTTCTAATCTGTCTTCCTCAAGAGCACTTCGTGATATTACTGAAAAACATGGTGGAACCTATGAAGCAGCGGCAGTTGGTGAAGTAAATGTTGTCACCAAAATGAAAGCTAACAATGCAATTATTGGTGGTGAAGGTAACGGAGGAATAATTTACCCTGAAAGTCATTATGGACGTGATTCTTTAGTAGGGATAGCATTGTTTTTAATGTTAATGGCGGAAAAAGGAGGTACAGTTGCCGAGCTTAGGGCAAGTTACCCTAGCTATTTTATGAGCAAAAAGAAAATTCAGTTGACACCAGAGTTAGATGTGGATGCACTATTGGAAGCCATGCATGATAAATATAAAAATGAACAGGTATCAATTATTGACGGAGTGAAAATTGATTTTCCTGAAAATTGGGTTCACCTTCGCAAGTCCAACACCGAACCTATTATCCGTATCTATACCGAAGCTAAAAGTCAGCAAGCAGCAAATGACCTTGCAGACAGAATCATTGATGAGATTAAAGAGGTAGCTGGATTAAAATAA
- a CDS encoding nuclear transport factor 2 family protein has protein sequence MKQLFALIALCFFGLSMGQETREISKETMTAIKKDIWIPFMEAYANLDSKKLRSIHSPDIVRIYLDQNIVENGQSYMDNFGGFLDDMKQRDDRLGIAFTILTTAIDEKEELAYQTGYYRFSSKRKDDPDLVVRGYGLFNVGLKKENGVWKLWLDSDKRINIDAAEFNSQDIIYELND, from the coding sequence ATGAAACAACTGTTCGCTCTAATTGCTTTATGCTTTTTTGGATTATCCATGGGGCAAGAAACCAGGGAGATTTCTAAAGAGACCATGACCGCTATCAAAAAAGATATTTGGATTCCGTTTATGGAAGCATATGCCAATTTAGATTCAAAAAAACTGAGATCTATCCATTCACCAGATATTGTCAGAATCTATTTAGATCAGAATATCGTGGAAAACGGACAAAGCTACATGGATAATTTTGGAGGTTTTTTGGACGACATGAAGCAACGCGATGACCGTTTGGGAATAGCTTTTACCATTTTAACTACCGCCATCGATGAAAAAGAGGAATTGGCATACCAAACAGGGTATTACCGTTTTAGTTCCAAACGAAAAGATGATCCTGACTTAGTGGTTAGAGGTTATGGCCTTTTTAATGTCGGATTAAAAAAAGAAAACGGCGTTTGGAAATTATGGCTTGATTCTGATAAAAGAATCAATATTGATGCTGCTGAATTCAACAGTCAAGATATCATCTACGAATTGAATGATTGA